In the genome of Hydrogenophaga sp. PBL-H3, the window CGTGATTTCGTGGATGCGCTCGGTGGCCTGAATCAGGCGGTGGCGGCTGCGTGCGCACGCGTCACCTTCATGGCCGCCGGCCTGCCATTGACATTGAAGGAACCCGGATGAAACACCTCGCCATCAGACGTTGGCTGACAGCCGCCGCATGGCTGGCCTGCACGGGCGCGCTGCACGCTGCCGGTATTCAGATCACGGACGACCGCGGCGTGACGGTCACGCTGGCGCAGTCGCCGCAACGCATCGTCTCGCTGCTGCCGTCACTCACCGAGACCGTGTGCGAACTCGGCCAGTGCCACCGGCTGGTGGGCGTGGACCGCTATTCGAACCATCCTGCATCGGTGCGCAAGTTGCCGCAGACCGGTGGCGGAATCGATCCCAACATCGAAGCCATCGTGGCGCTCAGGCCCGACGTGGTGTTGATGGCCACGTCGTCGCGCGGTGTGCAGCGGCTGGAGGCGCTTGGCCTGAAGGTGCTGGCGCTGGAGCCCAAGAAGTCCTCGGATGCCCAGCGTGTCATGGGCAAGCTGGGGCAGTTGCTGGAAGTGCCCGATGCGGACCGCATCTGGCGCGCCATCGATGCGGGTGTGGCGGCCGCGGCGCAGTCGCTGCCGCCCGGCGCGCGATCGCTGCGCGTGTACTACGAGGTCAGCGCCGGCGGGTATGCGGCCGGCACGCAATCGTTCATCGGCGAGATGATGGCGCGTCTGGGCGTGCAGAACATCGTCACACCCGACCTCGGCCCGTTTCCCCGCATCAACCCCGAGTACGTGGTGCGTGCCAACCCCGACCTCATCATGATCGGCACCCGCAACGTGCAGGGCATGGAGCAGCGCCCTGGCTGGGTGGGCATGCGGGCCTTGCGCGAGCAGCGCGTGTGCGTGTTCACCGAGGCCGAATCCGACGTGCTCGTGCGCCCGGGTCCGCGCATGGCCGAAGCCGCGCGGGTGATGGCGCGCTGCATCAGCGAAAAAGGACTCCGGTGAGCGGCGCCCGCCACAGCCTCTGGCTCGCCAGCGCCTTGCTGCTGGCGGCGGCGGCCGTGATGCTGCTGGGCGCTGGCGTGGGCAGCACCGGCTTTGAGAGTGTGCTGAACGCGCGCAACGATCCGGTGGCGTGGCAGATCCTGTGGGACATCCGGCTGCCGCGCACGATGGGTGCGTGGGTGGCCGGCGGGCTGCTGGGCCTGGCCGGTGCGGTCGCCCAGGGGCTGTTCCGCAACCCGCTGGCCGATCCCTATTTGCTGGGCAGTGCATCGGGCGCGGCGCTCGGTGTGGCTTTGGCGCTAGCCTTGTTCGGCACCTCGCCGTTTGCCACGCAGTGGTTGGTGCGCCTGGGTCTGACCGGTGCGGCCTTTGCCGGCGCGGTGCTCGGCGTGGTGCTCACACTGACGCTGGCCCGGGGCGTGCAGCACACGCTGCGCCTGCTGCTGGCGGGTGTGATCGTGGGTGTGGTGCTGGGTGCCGGGCGCGATCTCGTCACCATCGCTTCGCCCGACACCTTGCAGGCCATGCAGGGCTTCATGCTGGGCAGCACGGGTTTCGTGGGTTGGGCGGCGTGTGGCGTGATGGCGGCCATGTTGCTGGTGGCCGTGCTGGTGGCGGCTTCGCTGGGCCGTGTGCTCGACGGTCTGGCCCTGGGCGAGGCCACGGCGCTGAGCCTGGGCTTGCCGCTGGCGGCGGTGCGCGGCGTGCTGGTGGCCGTGCTGGCGCTGGCCACTGGCGCGGCCGTGGCCCAGACCGGCCTGATCGCCTTCGTGGGCCTGGCCTCACCCCATCTGGTGCGCTCCATCGTGAAGACCACACACGGCCGCCTGCTGGTGCTCAGTGCGCTGATGGGTGGCCTGCTGCTGATGGCCGCCGACGTGCTGGCGCGCTGGATGATCGCACCGCAGGAACTGCCCGTGGGCGTGCTCACCGCTGTGCTCGGCGGCAGCTATCTGCTGTGGTTGATGCACCGGCGCCGCCGGCCGGGGGGCGCTTTGTGAAGCCCGCCATCCAGGCCGTCGGCATCGGCGTTGCGCTCGGCGGCACACCCGTGCTGCACGGCATCGACGTGGTCCTGCCCGCCGGTTGCTGGACCAGCATCGTCGGCCCCAATGGCGCTGGCAAGTCGACCCTGCTCAAGGCGCTGGCCGGCCTGCTGCCGCACAGCGGCA includes:
- a CDS encoding ABC transporter substrate-binding protein; the protein is MKHLAIRRWLTAAAWLACTGALHAAGIQITDDRGVTVTLAQSPQRIVSLLPSLTETVCELGQCHRLVGVDRYSNHPASVRKLPQTGGGIDPNIEAIVALRPDVVLMATSSRGVQRLEALGLKVLALEPKKSSDAQRVMGKLGQLLEVPDADRIWRAIDAGVAAAAQSLPPGARSLRVYYEVSAGGYAAGTQSFIGEMMARLGVQNIVTPDLGPFPRINPEYVVRANPDLIMIGTRNVQGMEQRPGWVGMRALREQRVCVFTEAESDVLVRPGPRMAEAARVMARCISEKGLR
- a CDS encoding FecCD family ABC transporter permease, with amino-acid sequence MLLGAGVGSTGFESVLNARNDPVAWQILWDIRLPRTMGAWVAGGLLGLAGAVAQGLFRNPLADPYLLGSASGAALGVALALALFGTSPFATQWLVRLGLTGAAFAGAVLGVVLTLTLARGVQHTLRLLLAGVIVGVVLGAGRDLVTIASPDTLQAMQGFMLGSTGFVGWAACGVMAAMLLVAVLVAASLGRVLDGLALGEATALSLGLPLAAVRGVLVAVLALATGAAVAQTGLIAFVGLASPHLVRSIVKTTHGRLLVLSALMGGLLLMAADVLARWMIAPQELPVGVLTAVLGGSYLLWLMHRRRRPGGAL